From the genome of Lentilactobacillus buchneri, one region includes:
- a CDS encoding CinA family protein, with protein MTLEETLVNELLSRHITITAAESLTAGEFQSTLGNVPGVSEVFEGGFVTYSNQVKEQLLQIPSEVIDENGVVSEPTAIWMANQARSIMNKDLGVSFTGVAGPDTLEGDPAGTVWIGIAYGTQYTYAKQFHFTGDRNQIRAAAVKAGLEMALDMIHRY; from the coding sequence ATGACATTGGAAGAGACATTAGTAAATGAACTATTATCCCGACACATTACAATTACAGCGGCTGAAAGTTTAACTGCCGGTGAATTTCAGAGCACTCTCGGTAATGTGCCCGGCGTCTCAGAAGTTTTTGAGGGGGGATTTGTCACATACTCAAATCAGGTTAAAGAACAACTACTGCAGATACCAAGTGAAGTAATTGATGAAAATGGTGTCGTGAGTGAACCGACTGCCATTTGGATGGCAAATCAGGCCCGAAGCATCATGAATAAAGATCTGGGCGTATCCTTTACCGGAGTGGCCGGGCCGGACACGTTGGAAGGCGATCCTGCTGGCACGGTCTGGATTGGCATTGCCTATGGAACCCAATATACTTATGCGAAACAGTTTCATTTCACGGGTGATCGAAATCAGATTCGGGCCGCTGCAGTCAAGGCCGGCTTGGAGATGGCGTTGGACATGATTCATCGCTATTAA
- a CDS encoding amino acid ABC transporter ATP-binding protein → MLEIKNLTKRFGSRTIIDDLSMTVKDNEIMAIVGPSGAGKTTLLRCITGLESVNTGEFYWNGTQFDPTNTTQKDTIIGVVFQDYQLFPNLTVLGNITLAPTMVKKEPMADVKKYARELLSRLGLEGKENLYPYQLSGGQKQRVAIVRALAMRPKILCYDEPTSALDPALRDEVAQIILDLKKQEMTQIVVTHDMDFAKNVADEIQQVKQIQ, encoded by the coding sequence ATGTTAGAGATTAAGAATTTAACCAAACGATTTGGCAGCCGAACCATTATTGATGACTTGTCGATGACCGTTAAAGATAATGAAATTATGGCAATTGTTGGCCCTTCCGGTGCCGGCAAAACGACTCTGTTACGTTGTATTACCGGTTTGGAGTCGGTGAATACCGGAGAATTTTACTGGAATGGCACTCAGTTTGATCCAACCAATACGACTCAAAAAGACACAATCATCGGGGTAGTTTTCCAAGATTATCAGTTATTCCCAAACTTAACGGTCCTGGGAAACATTACTTTGGCACCAACGATGGTCAAAAAAGAACCGATGGCTGACGTCAAAAAATATGCGCGGGAATTATTGAGTCGCTTGGGCTTGGAAGGCAAAGAAAATTTATATCCTTATCAGCTTTCCGGCGGCCAAAAGCAACGGGTCGCAATCGTTCGGGCACTGGCAATGCGACCGAAGATCCTTTGCTATGATGAGCCAACGTCGGCCCTTGATCCCGCTTTACGAGATGAAGTTGCCCAAATCATCTTGGATCTTAAGAAGCAGGAAATGACCCAGATCGTCGTCACTCATGATATGGATTTTGCTAAAAACGTTGCGGATGAAATTCAGCAGGTCAAACAAATTCAGTAG
- the yfmF gene encoding EF-P 5-aminopentanol modification-associated protein YfmF — protein sequence MKYEIAKGISLTTIPTTKFKNNKLVMNFTFPAQHQNYAKLALLAELLENCSAQYNSELLVSRQLSKMYGASFGVTVLRYGNQHTLQVSITFPNDKYLPPKSELTSEILAFLKEMIEDPFIEGDQFNQAYFQIHQGNMVHYLDSIQDNKEFFSTLELQRLYYPNDPDHGHFLMGSHQEMSQISAQELYTFYRWVLNSAKITILAGGDLIDDQLVTGFKEFASFTDRMPEDYQLRVVPAPILQVQQGTKVIAGSQSVLSMAYELPIYFGDDDYFASIIFNQLFGGSSRSLLFTNVREKNSLAYDIHSGYNSLVGMVTVQAGIDFKDEDRVIQMVADQLQQTSDGKYSDELLDGVKQALINQHRSEADHLGSLIEKQYLQQMMGFSLSDTKWEQQVASVTRSQIAQVAKRLTLRAIYQLNSRGDA from the coding sequence GTGAAATACGAGATTGCAAAAGGGATTAGCTTGACGACAATCCCCACCACAAAATTCAAAAATAATAAATTGGTGATGAATTTCACCTTTCCGGCCCAACATCAAAACTACGCCAAATTGGCACTGTTGGCTGAACTGCTGGAAAATTGCTCTGCCCAATACAACAGTGAGTTGTTGGTTTCCCGCCAACTGTCAAAAATGTACGGGGCCAGTTTTGGTGTGACTGTCTTAAGGTATGGCAATCAGCATACCCTGCAGGTGTCGATTACGTTTCCCAATGACAAGTACCTACCGCCAAAAAGTGAGCTAACTAGTGAAATATTGGCATTTCTAAAGGAAATGATTGAGGATCCATTTATTGAAGGCGATCAGTTCAACCAAGCATATTTTCAAATTCATCAAGGGAATATGGTTCATTATCTGGATTCGATCCAAGATAACAAGGAGTTCTTCTCAACCTTGGAGCTTCAACGTTTGTATTACCCAAATGATCCTGACCATGGTCACTTCCTGATGGGCAGTCATCAAGAAATGAGCCAAATTTCTGCTCAAGAGCTGTACACATTTTATCGATGGGTCCTTAACTCAGCGAAGATTACCATCTTGGCTGGTGGCGATTTAATTGACGACCAACTTGTAACGGGATTTAAAGAATTTGCCTCATTTACTGATCGAATGCCGGAAGACTATCAATTAAGAGTTGTGCCGGCACCAATATTGCAGGTCCAACAAGGAACCAAAGTGATTGCCGGTTCTCAGTCAGTTCTCAGCATGGCTTACGAACTACCAATCTATTTTGGGGACGATGATTACTTTGCTTCCATCATTTTTAATCAGTTATTTGGTGGGTCAAGCAGATCGTTGCTATTTACAAACGTTCGTGAAAAGAACAGTTTGGCCTACGACATTCATAGTGGCTATAATTCATTAGTCGGAATGGTAACCGTTCAGGCGGGGATTGATTTTAAAGATGAAGATCGCGTTATTCAGATGGTCGCCGATCAATTGCAGCAGACCAGCGACGGGAAGTATTCCGATGAATTGCTCGACGGTGTCAAGCAGGCATTGATTAACCAACATCGTTCAGAAGCCGATCACCTCGGATCATTGATCGAGAAGCAGTATCTCCAGCAGATGATGGGCTTTAGTTTGAGTGATACCAAATGGGAGCAACAGGTCGCTTCTGTGACGCGTTCGCAGATTGCCCAAGTTGCCAAACGGTTGACTTTACGAGCCATTTATCAGTTGAACAGCAGGGGGGATGCATAA
- a CDS encoding helix-turn-helix domain-containing protein, producing MSDEKDNLTIGKKLHDARVAKGYTLDDLQKNTKIQKRYLIAIEDNDFDALPGDFYVRAFVKQYADSVGLDGSELLSQFDTKLPDTEDPEYVDRVNDDNPETRSAQRKVEERNDKLRRYIPIISVSVVVLIILIAIWVAAARSTRNTAKTQIETSKVSVSGDKSSSSKASSSKKAKTTKKAKGITFKKVTASGSNLTYRFTGTSGTTPLKISVTGSGSAWTSVSADGTSLWQASLTSGNSHTISLPSSTNTVTINTGNAEATRITVGGKKLTLAAPLNGGSTQVRVVTLQFGKPSSSASTSSSSSSATTGASTTSSTTGTTGTTGTSSTTGTDTTGNTNATTGSTGTNNNTGTTNGY from the coding sequence ATGAGCGACGAAAAAGATAATTTAACAATTGGGAAAAAACTACATGACGCACGAGTGGCCAAAGGTTACACGCTGGATGATTTACAAAAGAACACTAAGATTCAGAAACGCTATCTAATTGCGATCGAAGATAATGATTTTGACGCCTTGCCGGGTGATTTTTATGTTCGAGCATTTGTTAAGCAGTATGCCGATTCGGTTGGTCTGGACGGAAGTGAGCTGCTAAGCCAGTTTGATACTAAATTGCCCGATACCGAAGACCCGGAATATGTGGATCGGGTCAATGATGACAACCCTGAGACGAGATCTGCTCAACGAAAGGTTGAAGAACGCAATGATAAACTGCGGCGCTATATTCCGATTATTTCGGTGTCCGTCGTCGTTTTAATCATTTTGATTGCCATTTGGGTGGCTGCGGCCAGAAGTACCCGAAACACTGCCAAAACGCAAATTGAGACCAGCAAAGTTTCCGTTTCCGGCGACAAATCATCCAGTTCCAAGGCTTCCAGTTCGAAGAAAGCCAAGACGACTAAGAAGGCCAAGGGGATTACCTTTAAGAAGGTTACTGCTTCTGGCAGCAATCTGACCTACCGATTCACCGGAACTTCCGGTACAACGCCACTGAAGATTTCCGTAACCGGTTCCGGGAGTGCCTGGACGTCGGTTTCTGCAGATGGCACTTCTTTATGGCAAGCTTCATTAACCAGTGGTAATTCACATACAATCTCGCTTCCAAGCTCGACCAATACCGTTACGATTAATACTGGCAACGCTGAAGCGACCCGGATTACCGTGGGCGGCAAGAAGTTGACGTTGGCGGCACCGTTAAATGGCGGTTCAACTCAGGTGAGAGTTGTCACATTGCAGTTTGGCAAGCCAAGTTCATCTGCTTCAACCAGCTCTAGTTCAAGTAGTGCCACGACGGGTGCCTCAACTACCAGTAGCACAACCGGGACGACCGGCACCACTGGAACGTCCTCAACGACTGGTACTGACACAACCGGCAACACGAATGCAACAACTGGCAGCACTGGTACGAATAATAATACCGGTACCACCAATGGCTATTAG
- a CDS encoding amino acid ABC transporter permease — protein sequence MIQYIQEILPALLSGTKMTLSIFFWTLICSIPLGALVGLGLIQKFKPLTWLLNFYVWIMRGTPLLLQLIFVFYGLPIVHIVFQRYDAAMFAFILNYTAYFGEIFRGGFQSVPKGQFESAKVLRLSYGQTIRKIVIPQVFKIVLPSIGNEVINLVKDSSLVYVIGLGDLLRAGNVATARDVTLLPLILVGIIYLALTAVCTIVLKLIEKRENVWH from the coding sequence ATGATTCAATATATACAAGAAATTTTACCGGCCTTATTATCTGGAACCAAAATGACTTTATCAATTTTCTTCTGGACATTGATTTGTTCAATTCCATTAGGGGCATTAGTCGGATTAGGACTCATCCAAAAATTTAAACCGCTGACCTGGCTGCTTAACTTTTACGTTTGGATTATGCGGGGCACACCACTGCTATTGCAATTAATTTTTGTGTTTTATGGATTACCGATTGTTCACATTGTGTTCCAACGTTACGATGCTGCCATGTTTGCTTTCATCTTGAATTACACCGCATATTTCGGTGAAATCTTTCGAGGCGGTTTCCAATCAGTTCCCAAGGGCCAATTTGAAAGTGCCAAGGTGCTGCGATTGAGTTATGGCCAAACGATTCGAAAGATCGTGATTCCCCAGGTTTTCAAAATTGTTCTGCCATCAATTGGTAATGAAGTGATTAACCTGGTCAAGGATTCCTCATTGGTCTACGTTATCGGGTTGGGCGACTTACTGCGAGCCGGTAACGTCGCAACGGCCAGGGATGTCACACTGTTGCCGCTGATATTGGTCGGGATTATCTATCTGGCATTAACCGCTGTATGTACGATTGTGTTGAAGTTAATCGAGAAACGTGAAAATGTTTGGCATTAG
- the mreD gene encoding rod shape-determining protein MreD, with the protein MKRKVPIAVYFVIGQFIAFFLDGSISQTMSGILFKYPNTMVPYLTVLWLILAAFFGNGKKLHLYTWSAVIGFIFDMYYTGLLGVYVFIFPLVVYLCQLVYQILPPNFMSGFLVYFLGITVLVSLGYMANVFIGETDSSVAQFLVNTLAPTLALNLVLLTIVYFPVEALYRTHRQ; encoded by the coding sequence GTGAAACGAAAAGTTCCCATTGCAGTTTACTTTGTAATTGGTCAATTCATTGCGTTCTTTCTTGATGGTTCCATCAGCCAGACAATGTCCGGTATTTTGTTTAAATATCCCAACACGATGGTGCCGTATTTAACCGTCCTCTGGTTGATTTTGGCAGCCTTCTTTGGTAATGGCAAAAAATTACATCTATACACCTGGTCCGCTGTGATTGGCTTTATTTTTGATATGTACTACACTGGATTGCTTGGGGTATACGTGTTTATTTTTCCATTAGTCGTTTATTTATGCCAATTGGTTTACCAAATTTTGCCACCAAATTTCATGAGTGGCTTTTTGGTGTATTTTTTAGGAATCACAGTTTTAGTTAGCCTAGGATACATGGCCAATGTCTTTATTGGGGAGACGGACTCATCCGTTGCTCAGTTCTTAGTTAACACATTGGCACCTACACTGGCTCTCAATCTGGTGTTATTGACAATTGTTTACTTTCCGGTTGAGGCACTCTATAGGACTCATAGGCAATAA
- the pgsA gene encoding CDP-diacylglycerol--glycerol-3-phosphate 3-phosphatidyltransferase — protein MNLPNKLTLFRIILIPFFILILAVPIFSGSVVWAGTTISMTRLWATIIFVVASLTDFLDGQIARRNHLVTNFGKFADPLADKMLVMTAFLFLVGLGDVPAWVAAIIVCRELAVTGLRLIIVENEGQVIAAAWPGKIKTTTQMLAIILLFLNNVLFDAVNIPMGLILLYICLFFTIYSGIDYFVKNRSVFSDSF, from the coding sequence ATGAATTTACCGAATAAATTAACACTATTTCGAATCATCCTGATTCCGTTCTTTATCCTGATCCTCGCGGTCCCAATCTTTTCCGGCAGCGTTGTTTGGGCGGGAACCACGATCAGTATGACCAGATTGTGGGCGACAATTATCTTTGTGGTCGCCTCTCTAACCGATTTCTTAGATGGTCAGATTGCCAGACGAAATCATTTGGTAACCAACTTTGGAAAGTTCGCCGATCCCTTGGCAGATAAAATGCTGGTAATGACGGCATTTCTGTTTTTAGTTGGCCTGGGGGATGTTCCGGCATGGGTCGCCGCGATTATTGTCTGCCGTGAATTGGCGGTAACCGGACTGCGGCTGATCATTGTCGAGAACGAAGGTCAAGTCATTGCTGCGGCCTGGCCGGGCAAGATCAAGACAACCACTCAAATGCTGGCGATCATTTTACTGTTCTTGAACAACGTTTTATTTGATGCAGTCAACATTCCAATGGGCTTAATTCTGTTATACATTTGCCTATTCTTCACGATTTACTCAGGAATTGATTACTTTGTAAAAAATCGCTCAGTATTTTCAGATTCATTTTAA
- the yfmH gene encoding EF-P 5-aminopentanol modification-associated protein YfmH yields MELIDYPNYNEKLFVQTLSNGLTVYLQPKAGFNKTTAVLGVNYGSVDSQFMLNGEKVVQPAGIAHFLEHKMFDKKDYDVFELFNKTGARSNAFTSFTKTNYLFSTAESVKENLDILLDFVQIPYFTQAKVQREKGIIDQEINMYQNDPDNQAYFKTIASLYPNSVLANDIAGDIQTVDKITLEDVELAYRTFYRPENMSLFITGKLDPSEVMNWIEDNQRRKSTPAPINLQRRLTLPEASKETVLHTKMDVSRPKITLGLRGSDQVPTGRDGLKYEIAISVMFDLFLSENSVEYDKLYHDEIIDDTFSWEFENERGFHFAVINGDTDKPLELINRLKQIIADIPTKIGHLQAEFQLQKNELFGNYIEMMDSEEAISGQFDGFIGEPVTIYDEVEILKSLTLGDVFEAAHSFLDQATVQEVMIQNSDQPKG; encoded by the coding sequence ATGGAATTGATTGACTATCCAAACTACAATGAAAAACTATTTGTTCAGACCCTCTCAAATGGATTGACCGTTTATCTCCAACCCAAAGCAGGGTTTAATAAGACGACCGCCGTTTTGGGGGTGAATTATGGCTCCGTTGACAGTCAGTTCATGCTGAATGGCGAAAAAGTCGTTCAACCTGCAGGAATTGCCCATTTTTTGGAGCATAAGATGTTCGATAAAAAGGATTACGACGTTTTTGAGCTGTTCAATAAAACCGGAGCGCGTTCGAATGCCTTCACAAGTTTTACCAAGACGAATTACCTCTTCTCAACTGCCGAATCCGTGAAAGAAAATTTGGATATTTTGTTGGATTTTGTCCAGATTCCATATTTTACCCAAGCTAAAGTCCAACGGGAAAAGGGAATTATTGATCAAGAAATCAATATGTATCAAAATGATCCGGACAATCAGGCGTACTTTAAAACGATTGCCAGTTTGTATCCAAACTCGGTGTTGGCAAACGATATTGCCGGCGACATTCAGACGGTTGATAAGATTACCCTGGAAGATGTTGAGTTGGCTTATCGAACCTTTTACCGGCCGGAAAATATGAGTCTGTTTATCACCGGCAAACTCGATCCCAGCGAAGTTATGAACTGGATTGAGGATAATCAACGGCGAAAATCGACACCGGCACCCATTAACCTGCAACGCCGACTGACGCTCCCCGAGGCATCCAAAGAAACCGTTCTCCACACGAAAATGGATGTTTCCAGGCCTAAAATAACGCTGGGGCTACGGGGAAGCGACCAAGTACCAACAGGCCGGGATGGACTAAAGTACGAAATCGCCATCTCTGTGATGTTTGATCTGTTTTTGAGTGAAAACTCCGTGGAATATGATAAACTGTATCATGATGAAATCATTGATGACACGTTTTCATGGGAATTTGAAAATGAACGCGGCTTTCATTTTGCCGTGATTAACGGCGATACTGATAAGCCATTGGAACTCATTAACCGGCTCAAACAAATCATTGCAGATATTCCAACCAAGATTGGTCACCTCCAAGCCGAATTTCAGTTGCAAAAAAACGAGTTATTTGGCAACTACATTGAAATGATGGATTCTGAAGAAGCAATCAGTGGCCAGTTTGATGGATTTATCGGTGAACCTGTTACAATATATGATGAGGTTGAGATTCTCAAATCATTAACCTTGGGGGATGTTTTTGAGGCGGCCCACAGTTTTTTGGACCAAGCAACAGTTCAAGAAGTGATGATTCAAAATTCCGACCAGCCAAAGGGATAG
- a CDS encoding septum site-determining protein MinC produces MQDAAVLKGTKDGYEIILDENANLKDIFSSLRKLLDNLKTQTASTNPQTIAFDIYTGMRLWPAADRSELEKIFSDYSTFSVHKITSDVITKEESNRILEQSSVHIVDRVIRNGQEVHIQGDVLFLGTVHEGGKLFVGGNIFVLGNVQGIIQAGAPDLEDKMIIGDVHNAQQVRIGEQFEIVADMKREMNSGTVIYVNDLHVLDYGKVENLKQINPKFYNQIGGVING; encoded by the coding sequence ATGCAAGATGCAGCTGTATTAAAGGGCACCAAGGATGGTTATGAAATCATTCTGGATGAGAATGCCAATCTAAAGGATATTTTTTCCTCACTTCGAAAACTTCTGGATAATTTGAAAACCCAGACGGCATCAACTAATCCGCAAACCATTGCTTTTGATATTTATACCGGAATGCGGTTATGGCCAGCTGCTGACCGTTCTGAGCTTGAGAAAATCTTTTCGGATTATTCGACGTTTTCAGTGCATAAGATTACGTCAGATGTGATCACTAAAGAGGAATCCAATCGGATTTTGGAACAGTCCAGCGTCCACATTGTTGATCGGGTGATTAGAAACGGGCAGGAAGTTCACATCCAAGGCGACGTCTTATTTCTCGGCACGGTTCATGAGGGCGGCAAACTGTTTGTCGGCGGTAACATTTTTGTTCTGGGCAACGTCCAGGGAATTATTCAAGCCGGCGCACCGGATCTTGAGGACAAGATGATTATTGGGGATGTACATAACGCACAACAAGTCCGGATCGGCGAACAGTTCGAAATAGTTGCTGACATGAAACGTGAAATGAACAGCGGCACAGTGATTTATGTGAACGATCTGCATGTACTGGATTATGGTAAAGTTGAGAATCTTAAGCAGATTAATCCCAAGTTTTACAATCAGATAGGAGGAGTCATCAATGGGTAA
- the mreC gene encoding rod shape-determining protein MreC, with product MQKFFSSRKLVIVVICLIVSFGLMSLSVAIRDKRSTPPLVQQFGNDIVGFADRIVAAPMNGIHHGFVSTKNLLNTYQENQRLKSKVDQLTQTQVKDQVLSRENKQLKRQLNVGSTLTGYEKINAAVITRTPSSWASQVIINKGQASGIKKDMPVIAGPGLIGTVAEVNKTNSKVVLISNTAENSNRFAIQVLGDNSKVVNGIITSYDSAANRIIMGNITSNAKLSVGNRVTTSGLGGVIPKGIYVGTVSKVTQDDYGLAKKVYIKPAANLNDIEVVSVAIRD from the coding sequence ATGCAAAAATTTTTCTCCAGTCGAAAGCTTGTGATTGTCGTAATCTGTTTGATCGTCAGTTTTGGTTTAATGTCGTTGTCGGTTGCCATTCGGGACAAGCGGAGCACACCGCCGTTGGTACAACAATTTGGAAATGATATTGTTGGTTTTGCTGATCGGATTGTTGCCGCCCCAATGAACGGTATTCATCACGGATTTGTTTCAACTAAGAATCTTTTGAACACTTATCAGGAAAACCAACGTCTCAAGTCAAAAGTTGATCAATTGACCCAAACACAGGTCAAGGATCAGGTTTTGTCGCGAGAAAATAAACAATTGAAACGTCAATTAAACGTCGGCAGCACTTTGACCGGATATGAAAAAATTAACGCAGCTGTCATTACCCGAACACCATCATCATGGGCAAGTCAGGTGATCATTAATAAGGGTCAAGCTTCTGGAATTAAGAAGGATATGCCCGTGATCGCCGGTCCTGGACTGATCGGGACAGTTGCTGAAGTCAACAAAACCAACAGCAAGGTGGTTTTAATTTCCAACACCGCCGAAAACTCCAACCGGTTTGCCATCCAAGTGCTTGGCGATAATTCCAAAGTTGTTAATGGTATTATCACCTCGTATGATTCGGCTGCCAACCGGATTATCATGGGGAATATTACTTCGAACGCCAAATTATCAGTTGGCAATCGGGTGACAACCAGTGGGCTTGGGGGCGTCATTCCCAAGGGGATTTACGTAGGTACTGTTTCAAAAGTGACCCAAGACGATTATGGCCTTGCCAAAAAAGTTTATATTAAACCGGCTGCCAACTTAAACGACATTGAAGTTGTTTCAGTTGCAATCAGAGATTGA
- a CDS encoding amino acid ABC transporter substrate-binding protein: MLKSLKRLLLITSLLLVTVGLSGCGVRYVSRQGSQENPDTWSTVSKQKRIVVGLDDSFVPMGFQTKSGKIVGYDVDLARAVFKQYGIKVDFQPIDWSMNVTELRNGTIDLIWNGFSINPQRAKKITFSEPYLINDQVLVSKKNQHINSFADMKGKVAGVQSGSAGAMDIDNQPKLLKDKIKGHEPILYDTFTDAFIDLNANRIQGLLIDSIYAGYYLEHQPNQSSFKSIPSEFPKEEYGVGMRKGDTVLKRKIDQGLNRLAKNGELHKINMKWFGTDRDSPLIKNAK; encoded by the coding sequence ATGTTAAAATCTTTGAAACGATTATTACTCATTACCAGTCTCCTACTCGTGACCGTTGGGTTATCCGGTTGCGGGGTACGCTATGTCAGTCGCCAAGGCTCACAGGAAAATCCGGATACGTGGTCGACGGTTTCCAAGCAAAAAAGAATCGTGGTTGGTCTGGATGACAGTTTTGTCCCAATGGGCTTTCAGACCAAGAGCGGCAAGATTGTCGGCTATGATGTCGATCTGGCCCGTGCCGTGTTTAAACAGTACGGCATCAAAGTGGACTTTCAGCCAATTGATTGGTCGATGAACGTCACCGAGCTTCGAAACGGCACGATTGATCTTATCTGGAATGGGTTCTCTATTAATCCCCAGCGAGCAAAGAAGATTACTTTCAGTGAACCCTATCTAATTAATGATCAAGTATTGGTTTCCAAAAAGAATCAACATATCAACAGTTTCGCAGATATGAAGGGAAAAGTCGCCGGCGTCCAGAGTGGGTCGGCAGGGGCCATGGATATTGATAACCAACCTAAATTGCTGAAAGATAAGATCAAGGGCCACGAGCCAATCTTATACGACACTTTTACAGACGCGTTCATCGATTTGAATGCCAACCGAATTCAGGGATTGCTGATTGACAGCATTTATGCCGGTTATTATTTGGAACATCAACCAAATCAATCCAGTTTTAAATCGATTCCCAGTGAATTTCCTAAAGAAGAATATGGTGTCGGCATGCGAAAAGGTGATACGGTCTTGAAGCGGAAAATTGATCAAGGTCTCAATCGATTAGCCAAAAATGGCGAGCTTCACAAAATCAACATGAAGTGGTTTGGAACTGATCGTGACAGTCCGCTCATTAAGAATGCTAAATAA
- the minD gene encoding septum site-determining protein MinD, whose protein sequence is MGKAYVITSGKGGVGKTTSSANIGTALAMLGKKVVLLDLDIGLRNLDVVLGLDNRIMYDIVDVAAGRAKLSQALVKDKRFDDLLYLLPAAQNTDKTALNEDQVREIVDELKPDFDFILIDCPAGIEQGFMNAIAGADSAIIVTTPEISAVRDADRVVGLLEQHPLQEQPHLIINRIRQHMMKDGSVMDVDEITHHLGVELLGIVFDDDAVITTSNNGEPVVLQAENPAGQGYRDIARRLVGESVPLMEIKDEQQPSFWQKVSHWFRKG, encoded by the coding sequence ATGGGTAAGGCTTACGTTATAACATCAGGTAAAGGAGGAGTCGGTAAGACCACTTCTTCTGCTAATATTGGGACTGCACTGGCCATGCTCGGTAAAAAAGTGGTTCTTTTGGATCTTGATATTGGATTGCGTAACTTGGATGTTGTTTTGGGACTCGACAACCGGATTATGTACGATATTGTCGATGTCGCAGCTGGACGAGCCAAGCTCAGTCAAGCACTGGTCAAAGACAAGCGGTTTGATGACTTGCTTTACCTATTGCCGGCAGCTCAAAATACTGACAAGACGGCCCTAAATGAAGACCAGGTTCGCGAAATTGTTGATGAATTGAAGCCTGACTTTGATTTCATCCTAATTGATTGTCCTGCCGGAATTGAGCAGGGCTTCATGAACGCAATTGCTGGTGCCGATAGTGCCATTATTGTGACGACTCCTGAGATTTCTGCGGTCCGAGATGCTGACCGGGTGGTTGGTCTCTTGGAGCAGCATCCGCTTCAAGAACAGCCGCATCTGATTATTAACCGAATTCGTCAACATATGATGAAAGACGGTTCGGTGATGGATGTTGATGAAATTACCCATCATTTAGGGGTTGAACTATTGGGGATTGTCTTTGATGATGATGCAGTTATCACCACTTCCAATAACGGCGAACCCGTTGTTCTTCAAGCGGAAAACCCTGCTGGTCAGGGATATCGAGACATTGCCCGACGACTAGTCGGTGAATCTGTGCCATTGATGGAAATCAAAGATGAACAGCAGCCTTCATTCTGGCAAAAAGTCAGTCATTGGTTCCGTAAAGGATAA